A single genomic interval of Roseomonas aeriglobus harbors:
- the putA gene encoding trifunctional transcriptional regulator/proline dehydrogenase/L-glutamate gamma-semialdehyde dehydrogenase, whose amino-acid sequence MTTPPFADFAPPVRPQDAQRRAITAAYRRPEPECLAPLIEAATLPDAIRTAATVTATQLVTALRAKHKGTGVEGLVQEYALSSQEGVALMCLAEALLRIPDTATRDALIRDKIAGGDWRSHVGDGRSLFVNAATWGLVVTGKLTGSVNDSGLGAALTRLIARAGEPVIRRGVDMAMRMMGEQFVTGETIAEALDRARPLEARGFRYSYDMLGEAATTAADAERYYRDYENAVRAIGEAAAGRGVYAGPGISIKLSALHPRYVRAQAERVMGELLPKVKALAVLAKGYDIGLNIDAEEADRLELSLDLLESLATDPDLAGWDGLGFVVQAYGKRCPFVIDWIVDLARRANRRIMVRLVKGAYWDAEIKRAQVDGLADFPVYTRKIHTDVAYIACAAKLLAAKDAVFPQFATHNAQTLSTIYHLAGPDFTVGDYEFQCLHGMGEPLYDEVVGGNKLNRPCRIYAPVGTHETLLAYLVRRLLENGANSSFVNRIADPEVSIADLVADPVDAVRAMPVPGQKNPHIALPRELYGARVNSAGLDLSDETTLAMLSETMAGEGPWTAGDVGTERPVLNPADRRDQVGMVREMSVADAQAAARTAAAAAPGWAGTSPADRAEMLDRAADAMQARMPQLLALIVREAGKSLPNAIAEVREAIDFLRYYAEQARSTLGVGHRPLGVVTCISPWNFPLAIFTGQVAAALVAGNAVLAKPAEETPLIAAQGVALLHEAGVPADVLQLVPGDGAIGAALVAAPETMAVMFTGSTEVARLIQKALAKRLLPGGAPIPFIAETGGQNAMIVDSSALAEQVVADVIASAFDSAGQRCSALRILCLQEEVADRTLAMIKGALHELSIGRTDALKTDIGPVITAEAKSIIEKHIAKMRGAGHRVEQLTLAGDTANGTFVAPTIIELSDIAELEREVFGPVLHVVRFRRAELDRLIDRINATGYGLTFGLHTRLDETIAHVTSRVKAGNLYINRNVIGAVVGVQPFGGRGLSGTGPKAGGPLYLGRLVTGADLPPPVICDAADPAARDLAIGLEDRDENRAAARVREAIAASMLGADVELAGPVGERNLYALHPRGRVLLLPQTREGLLEQLGAALAAGNDAVIGDAAVFRELLATLPQSVTARVRLADDWRHEATFAGALIEGDASQVSAALAALAELPGPIVLPQASTVGYRLDWLVEEVSTSINTTAAGGNASLMVLPTS is encoded by the coding sequence ATGACGACGCCCCCCTTCGCCGACTTCGCCCCGCCTGTCCGCCCGCAGGACGCCCAGCGCCGCGCGATCACCGCCGCCTATCGCCGGCCGGAGCCCGAATGCCTGGCTCCGCTGATCGAGGCCGCGACGCTGCCGGACGCGATCCGCACCGCCGCGACCGTGACCGCAACGCAGCTCGTCACCGCGCTGCGCGCCAAGCACAAGGGCACCGGCGTCGAAGGCCTCGTCCAGGAATATGCGCTGTCCAGCCAGGAGGGCGTCGCACTGATGTGCCTGGCCGAGGCGCTGCTGCGCATCCCCGACACCGCAACCCGCGACGCGCTGATCCGCGACAAGATCGCCGGCGGTGACTGGCGGTCCCACGTGGGCGATGGCCGCTCGCTGTTCGTCAACGCCGCGACCTGGGGCCTGGTCGTCACCGGCAAGCTGACCGGCAGCGTCAACGACAGTGGTCTCGGCGCCGCGCTCACCCGCCTGATCGCGCGCGCCGGCGAACCGGTCATCCGCCGCGGCGTCGACATGGCGATGCGGATGATGGGCGAGCAGTTCGTGACCGGCGAGACGATCGCCGAGGCGCTCGACCGCGCCCGCCCGCTGGAGGCACGCGGCTTCCGCTACAGCTACGACATGCTCGGCGAAGCGGCGACGACCGCGGCCGATGCGGAGCGCTATTACCGCGACTATGAAAACGCCGTCCGCGCGATCGGCGAAGCGGCGGCGGGGCGCGGCGTCTATGCCGGCCCCGGCATCTCGATCAAGCTGTCGGCCCTCCACCCGCGCTACGTGCGTGCGCAGGCCGAACGCGTCATGGGTGAACTGCTGCCCAAGGTGAAGGCGCTTGCCGTCCTTGCCAAAGGCTATGACATCGGCCTTAACATTGATGCGGAGGAGGCTGACCGGCTCGAACTCTCGCTCGACCTGCTCGAAAGCCTCGCGACCGATCCCGACCTCGCGGGCTGGGATGGTCTGGGCTTCGTCGTCCAGGCCTATGGCAAGCGCTGCCCGTTCGTCATCGACTGGATCGTCGACCTCGCCCGCCGCGCGAACCGCCGCATCATGGTCCGGCTGGTGAAGGGCGCCTATTGGGACGCCGAGATCAAGCGCGCGCAGGTCGACGGCCTCGCCGACTTCCCGGTCTATACCCGCAAGATCCACACCGATGTCGCGTACATCGCCTGCGCGGCCAAGCTGCTGGCGGCGAAGGATGCGGTGTTCCCCCAGTTCGCGACGCACAATGCGCAGACGCTGTCGACGATCTACCACCTCGCCGGCCCCGACTTCACGGTCGGCGATTATGAATTCCAGTGCCTGCACGGCATGGGCGAGCCGCTGTATGACGAGGTCGTCGGCGGCAACAAGCTGAACCGCCCGTGCCGTATCTATGCGCCGGTCGGTACGCACGAGACGTTGCTCGCGTACCTCGTCCGCCGCCTGCTCGAAAACGGGGCGAATTCGTCCTTCGTCAATCGCATCGCCGATCCCGAAGTCTCGATCGCCGATCTGGTCGCCGATCCGGTCGACGCCGTTCGTGCGATGCCGGTGCCGGGCCAGAAGAACCCGCACATCGCGCTGCCGCGCGAACTGTACGGCGCGCGCGTCAATTCCGCCGGCCTCGACCTCAGCGACGAAACGACGCTTGCGATGCTCAGCGAGACGATGGCTGGGGAAGGACCGTGGACGGCTGGCGACGTGGGCACCGAACGCCCGGTGCTGAACCCCGCCGACCGCCGCGATCAGGTGGGCATGGTGCGTGAGATGAGCGTCGCCGACGCCCAGGCCGCCGCCCGCACCGCCGCTGCCGCCGCGCCTGGCTGGGCCGGGACCAGCCCGGCCGACCGCGCCGAGATGCTCGACCGCGCCGCCGACGCGATGCAGGCCCGCATGCCACAACTGCTCGCGCTCATCGTGCGCGAAGCGGGCAAGTCGCTGCCCAATGCCATCGCCGAGGTGCGTGAAGCGATCGACTTCCTGCGCTATTATGCCGAGCAGGCCCGCTCGACTTTGGGCGTCGGCCACCGGCCGCTGGGCGTCGTCACCTGCATCAGCCCGTGGAACTTCCCGCTGGCGATCTTCACCGGCCAGGTCGCCGCCGCGCTGGTCGCGGGCAACGCGGTGCTCGCCAAGCCGGCGGAGGAAACCCCGCTGATCGCCGCGCAGGGCGTCGCTCTGCTGCACGAAGCCGGCGTGCCGGCCGACGTGCTCCAACTGGTCCCTGGCGACGGCGCGATCGGTGCGGCCCTGGTCGCGGCGCCCGAGACGATGGCGGTGATGTTCACCGGATCGACCGAAGTCGCGCGCCTGATCCAGAAGGCGCTCGCCAAGCGTCTGCTGCCCGGCGGCGCGCCGATCCCCTTCATTGCGGAGACCGGCGGGCAGAACGCGATGATCGTCGATTCCTCGGCCCTCGCCGAACAGGTCGTCGCAGACGTCATCGCCTCGGCGTTCGACAGCGCGGGCCAGCGCTGTTCCGCACTGCGCATCCTGTGCCTGCAGGAGGAGGTCGCCGACCGCACGCTGGCAATGATCAAGGGCGCGTTGCACGAGCTGTCGATCGGCCGCACCGATGCGCTCAAGACCGACATCGGCCCCGTCATCACCGCCGAGGCCAAGAGCATTATCGAAAAGCACATCGCGAAGATGCGCGGCGCCGGCCACCGCGTCGAACAGCTGACGCTCGCCGGCGACACCGCCAACGGCACTTTCGTTGCGCCGACGATCATCGAACTCAGCGACATTGCCGAGCTGGAGCGCGAGGTGTTCGGCCCCGTCCTCCACGTCGTCCGCTTCCGGCGTGCGGAGCTCGACCGGCTGATCGACCGGATCAACGCGACCGGCTACGGCCTGACCTTCGGGCTGCATACCCGGCTCGACGAGACCATCGCGCACGTCACCAGCCGCGTGAAGGCGGGCAACCTCTACATAAACCGCAACGTCATCGGCGCGGTCGTCGGCGTCCAACCATTCGGCGGACGCGGCCTGTCGGGCACCGGGCCGAAGGCGGGCGGGCCGCTGTATCTCGGCCGGCTGGTGACAGGTGCCGACCTGCCCCCGCCGGTGATCTGCGACGCCGCCGACCCGGCCGCACGCGATCTCGCGATCGGGCTGGAGGATCGCGACGAAAATCGCGCCGCTGCCCGCGTGCGCGAGGCGATCGCGGCGTCGATGCTGGGCGCGGACGTCGAGCTCGCCGGCCCGGTCGGCGAGCGTAACCTCTATGCCCTCCACCCGCGCGGCCGCGTGCTGCTGCTGCCGCAGACCCGCGAAGGGTTGCTCGAACAGCTGGGTGCGGCACTGGCGGCGGGCAACGACGCGGTGATCGGCGACGCAGCCGTCTTCCGCGAGCTGCTGGCGACATTGCCGCAGAGCGTGACCGCGCGCGTCCGACTGGCCGATGACTGGCGCCACGAAGCTACGTTCGCCGGCGCGCTGATCGAAGGCGACGCGTCGCAGGTCTCGGCCGCACTCGCCGCGCTGGCCGAGCTGCCCGGGCCGATCGTCCTGCCGCAGGCCTCGACCGTCGGCTATCGCCTCGACTGGCTGGTCGAGGAGGTCTCGACCTCGATCAACACGACCGCCGCCGGCGGCAACGCCAGCCTGATGGTGCTGCCGACAAGCTGA
- a CDS encoding F0F1 ATP synthase subunit B, giving the protein MANTQTAPTLNQAIHEEGVPKTGGEALTTEHGGTGPANHPDPALFGLDATVWVSLAMAVFLAVLIVKGVPKLIGGMLDKQIAGIRQRLEEAKQLRAEAEALRDEYARKLADVETQTRDIVAHAEEEAKALVAKAEADAADLVARRAKMAEDKIAAAERSALAEVRAKTADAATKAAASLIAAKHGADVDQALVDRTIAGLGRLN; this is encoded by the coding sequence ATGGCTAATACCCAGACTGCCCCGACACTGAATCAGGCGATTCACGAGGAGGGCGTGCCCAAGACGGGCGGCGAAGCGCTGACCACCGAACATGGTGGGACGGGCCCGGCCAACCACCCGGATCCGGCGCTGTTCGGGCTGGATGCGACCGTCTGGGTCAGCCTGGCGATGGCCGTCTTCTTGGCCGTGCTGATCGTCAAGGGCGTGCCCAAGCTGATCGGCGGCATGCTCGACAAACAGATCGCCGGCATCCGGCAGCGGCTGGAAGAGGCAAAGCAGCTTCGTGCCGAGGCCGAAGCCTTGCGCGATGAATATGCGCGCAAGTTGGCCGACGTCGAGACGCAGACGCGTGACATCGTCGCCCACGCCGAGGAAGAGGCCAAGGCGCTGGTCGCCAAAGCCGAAGCCGACGCGGCCGACCTGGTCGCACGCCGTGCCAAGATGGCCGAAGACAAGATCGCTGCGGCTGAACGCTCGGCGCTGGCCGAAGTCCGGGCAAAGACGGCGGACGCCGCGACCAAGGCGGCGGCATCGCTGATCGCAGCCAAGCACGGTGCCGATGTCGACCAGGCGCTGGTCGACCGCACCATCGCGGGGCTCGGTCGGCTGAACTGA
- a CDS encoding F0F1 ATP synthase subunit C, producing MEADSIKLLGAGLAAIGAGLAALGVGNVFAAFLEGALRNPGAASSQQGNMFIGFAAAELLGLLAFVVAVLLIFVA from the coding sequence ATGGAAGCCGATTCGATCAAGCTGCTGGGTGCCGGTCTCGCTGCCATCGGCGCCGGCCTGGCCGCGCTGGGCGTGGGTAACGTCTTCGCCGCTTTCCTCGAAGGCGCGCTGCGCAATCCGGGTGCGGCGTCGAGCCAGCAGGGCAACATGTTCATCGGCTTCGCCGCCGCCGAGCTTCTCGGCCTGCTGGCGTTCGTCGTTGCCGTCCTGCTGATCTTCGTCGCGTAA
- a CDS encoding F0F1 ATP synthase subunit A encodes MSAGSGKIDPMHQFEVQTIWNGFQLGGHQIAFTNSAMWMCVALVALWLFMLGGMKGAQVPGRWQMAVEGFTGFIDKLLKQNIGKEGRAFLPYVFTLFMFILFANILGLLPLGVVGVHPFTFTSHFTATGVLAIASFLIVLGVGFARHGLRFFSLFVPKGTPLPVLFLVTPIEFVSFMVRPFSLALRLFVAMTAGHILLKVLAGFIINAGNAGAGLGIVVGLPSFALMVGVSALELLVAGVQAYVFALLTSLYINDAVHLHDHH; translated from the coding sequence GTGTCGGCAGGTTCGGGCAAGATCGATCCGATGCACCAGTTCGAGGTGCAGACCATCTGGAACGGGTTCCAGCTGGGCGGTCATCAGATCGCCTTCACGAACTCGGCGATGTGGATGTGCGTGGCGCTGGTCGCACTGTGGCTGTTCATGCTGGGTGGCATGAAGGGCGCGCAGGTGCCGGGCCGCTGGCAGATGGCGGTGGAAGGCTTCACAGGCTTCATCGACAAGCTGCTGAAGCAGAACATTGGCAAGGAAGGCCGCGCCTTCCTGCCCTACGTCTTCACGCTGTTCATGTTCATCCTGTTCGCCAACATCCTGGGGCTCCTGCCGCTGGGCGTCGTCGGCGTGCACCCGTTCACCTTCACCAGCCACTTCACCGCGACGGGCGTGCTGGCGATCGCCAGCTTCCTGATCGTGCTGGGCGTCGGCTTCGCGCGGCATGGCCTGCGCTTCTTCTCGCTGTTCGTGCCGAAGGGCACGCCGCTGCCGGTGCTGTTCCTGGTGACGCCCATCGAGTTCGTCTCGTTCATGGTGCGTCCGTTCAGCCTCGCGCTGCGACTGTTCGTCGCGATGACCGCGGGTCATATCCTGTTGAAGGTGCTGGCCGGCTTCATCATCAACGCCGGCAATGCAGGGGCCGGCCTCGGCATCGTCGTCGGCCTGCCCAGCTTCGCGCTGATGGTCGGCGTCTCGGCCCTCGAACTGCTGGTGGCGGGCGTGCAGGCCTATGTCTTCGCGCTCTTGACCTCGCTCTACATCAACGATGCCGTGCACCTGCACGACCATCACTGA
- a CDS encoding AtpZ/AtpI family protein, protein MAEQEPGLDPISEDKRLNSLNERLNRAKTDEAIRSGEVREDGGDGYRLGNRVLAELVGGMVGGAVIGWTLDYLFNTSPWFLLGLLFLGIAAAFRNIIRISSGRSK, encoded by the coding sequence ATGGCGGAGCAAGAGCCCGGACTGGACCCAATCTCGGAGGATAAGCGCCTGAATTCGCTCAACGAGCGATTGAATCGGGCGAAGACCGACGAGGCGATCCGGAGCGGTGAGGTGCGCGAAGACGGCGGGGACGGCTATCGTCTCGGCAACCGCGTGCTGGCCGAACTGGTCGGGGGGATGGTCGGAGGAGCGGTGATCGGGTGGACGCTCGATTATCTGTTCAATACCTCCCCGTGGTTCCTGCTCGGGCTGCTGTTCCTCGGGATCGCAGCCGCGTTCAGGAACATCATCCGGATTTCCAGCGGGCGTTCGAAGTGA
- a CDS encoding YdbL family protein — protein sequence MKTLHIAALIGIAAVGALAATAAYAQRDPAYAAARSAGQVGEQPDGYLGIVGSPTPELRALVNNINIQRKAAYTRQAGNGATVEQMAFVAGCNLINQTSAGEKYQSPSGQWLTRGASAPTRDPRCV from the coding sequence ATGAAGACGCTTCACATCGCTGCATTGATCGGCATCGCCGCCGTCGGTGCTCTGGCCGCGACCGCCGCCTATGCGCAACGCGATCCGGCCTATGCGGCGGCGCGGTCGGCCGGCCAGGTCGGCGAGCAGCCCGATGGCTACCTCGGCATCGTCGGCAGCCCGACGCCCGAGTTGCGTGCGCTGGTCAACAACATCAACATTCAGCGCAAGGCGGCCTACACGCGTCAGGCCGGCAATGGCGCGACCGTCGAGCAGATGGCGTTCGTCGCGGGCTGCAACCTGATCAATCAGACGTCGGCGGGCGAGAAATACCAGTCGCCGTCGGGCCAGTGGCTGACGCGCGGGGCGAGCGCGCCGACGCGGGATCCGCGGTGTGTGTGA
- a CDS encoding YnbE family lipoprotein translates to MGILGLAMAGSVSGCVTVNAPDKPIVINLNISITQEVVYRLDGEAKSLIQQNPGIF, encoded by the coding sequence ATGGGTATTCTGGGACTGGCAATGGCCGGCAGTGTGAGCGGATGCGTGACCGTGAACGCGCCGGACAAGCCGATCGTCATCAACCTCAACATCTCGATCACGCAGGAGGTCGTCTATCGTCTCGATGGGGAGGCGAAGTCGCTCATCCAGCAGAATCCCGGGATTTTCTAA
- a CDS encoding YdbH domain-containing protein, which translates to MTADAAETGTEQRRRRWHQRKRWRTLIALLIVFAAAIAVLWHQRRSVATGFIDDELAKRGVPARYTVADIGFARQRLINVVIGDPSDPDLVADWVVVHTRIRGGGPEVTGIDSGHVRLRARWTRDGLSLGAIDKLMPKGDGNAPFALPKLTADIADARVRLELPDGIVGLKLQGSGRLDDGFSGRLALVSDRQSLSGCTATGIGGAFALKVAKQAPSLIGPLRAGAVRCGDAVVQAFGADVDLNLSAGLDRWSGKVAAAAAKGSAPGLTAAPLSATVAFDGSARGTVGDVRLTANTVAMAQGRLGQAEVTGRYRVAPTGLEFAGDARIGNARAADALLRQVAAMGTSAAGTPVGPLVQALAKAGVAAGRDVSGNARIEAVQRGDARAVRVTNLTLRSASGAVATIGGDPIRFGALEVGGQIALRGGGLPAASIALRRAGGGFAGRAIVEPYAAGGARLALTPVSFQATDGAVTRVTTQLTVSGPLGDGRIDGVQMPIDVRWRGTTMVANPGCTAIAWQRLAISSLTLDPTRLRVCAGGAGLVVFERGRIDGRARLATTRLAGRIGATPLELSMSGARMDLGDLTFALDDVKTRLGLPERVTRIDAGRLTGRVAGGRVAGSFADGGGQIGNVPLILSAASGDWVFAGGKLSLGGRLMIADAAKERRFEPLASETVALTLAGNRIDATGTLIHPTKRVKVADVTILHDLARGAGDAELRVPGITFGKAFQPNELTPLTYGVIADVNGSVSGRGRIAWTPDGVTSTGRFGTSNLDLAAAFGPVTGLSGDIVFTDLLGLVSAPDQVATITTVNPGIAVENGTVRYRLTGNNRVQVEGGDWPFAGGKLTLDPTLLDFNANQQRRMTFRVVGADAATFLQQFDFDNLNATGTFDGVLPMVFDESGGRIVDGTLAARSGGSIAYVGTITEKDVGVWGNMAFQALRALNYRSLNITLNGPLSGEMVTAIQFAGVSQGKGTKSNFLIRRLARLPFVFNITIRAPFRQLLDSVRSYYDPSRLIQRNLPALIDEQRRREGPQPPPAPVIQPPSSEKRP; encoded by the coding sequence GCGGCGTGCCGGCCCGGTACACCGTGGCGGATATCGGCTTTGCCCGCCAACGGCTGATCAACGTCGTCATCGGTGATCCGAGCGACCCCGACCTGGTGGCCGACTGGGTCGTCGTCCATACCCGGATCCGCGGAGGCGGGCCGGAGGTGACGGGGATCGACTCCGGCCACGTCCGGTTGCGCGCCCGGTGGACACGGGACGGGTTGTCGCTCGGCGCGATCGACAAGCTGATGCCGAAAGGGGACGGCAACGCGCCCTTCGCCCTCCCGAAACTGACCGCGGACATCGCCGATGCGCGCGTGCGCCTGGAGTTGCCCGACGGTATCGTCGGACTGAAGTTGCAGGGGTCGGGCCGGCTCGATGACGGGTTTTCCGGCCGGCTGGCGCTGGTCAGCGATCGGCAGTCGCTGTCGGGCTGCACTGCGACCGGCATCGGCGGCGCCTTCGCGCTCAAGGTCGCGAAGCAGGCACCGAGCCTGATCGGTCCGTTGCGGGCAGGCGCGGTTCGCTGTGGCGATGCCGTTGTCCAGGCGTTTGGCGCCGATGTCGATCTGAACCTGAGCGCAGGGCTGGATCGCTGGTCCGGCAAGGTGGCCGCGGCTGCCGCCAAGGGCAGCGCGCCGGGCCTGACCGCTGCGCCATTGTCGGCGACAGTCGCGTTCGACGGCAGTGCCAGGGGAACGGTCGGTGACGTGCGTCTCACCGCCAACACCGTGGCGATGGCACAGGGGCGGCTGGGGCAGGCCGAGGTTACGGGACGCTACCGCGTCGCCCCGACGGGCCTCGAATTTGCCGGAGACGCCCGGATCGGCAACGCTCGTGCAGCCGATGCGCTTTTGCGGCAGGTCGCCGCGATGGGGACGAGCGCCGCGGGTACGCCGGTCGGGCCGCTCGTCCAGGCGCTAGCGAAGGCCGGCGTCGCGGCAGGACGCGATGTTTCGGGCAATGCGCGCATCGAGGCGGTCCAACGCGGCGATGCTCGCGCGGTCCGGGTGACGAACCTGACTCTGCGATCCGCCAGTGGCGCGGTGGCAACGATCGGCGGCGACCCGATTCGGTTCGGCGCGCTCGAAGTCGGCGGACAGATCGCGCTCAGGGGCGGCGGCCTGCCGGCGGCATCGATCGCGCTGCGCCGGGCCGGCGGCGGGTTCGCGGGACGCGCGATCGTCGAACCCTATGCGGCAGGCGGTGCCCGGCTGGCGCTGACGCCGGTCAGCTTCCAGGCGACTGACGGTGCGGTGACGCGGGTGACGACTCAGCTGACGGTCTCGGGACCGCTCGGCGATGGCCGCATCGACGGCGTGCAGATGCCGATCGACGTGCGGTGGCGGGGCACCACGATGGTTGCCAACCCGGGCTGTACCGCGATCGCGTGGCAGCGGCTCGCGATCTCCAGCCTGACCCTCGATCCGACGCGGCTGCGCGTCTGCGCCGGCGGGGCGGGACTGGTGGTATTCGAGCGCGGAAGGATCGACGGACGAGCGCGACTGGCGACGACCCGGCTGGCCGGGCGGATCGGCGCGACGCCGCTCGAGCTCAGCATGTCGGGCGCGCGAATGGATCTTGGCGATCTGACCTTTGCGCTTGACGACGTGAAGACGCGGCTCGGCTTACCGGAACGGGTGACGCGGATCGATGCCGGGCGGCTGACGGGGCGTGTCGCCGGCGGTCGCGTGGCAGGCAGCTTCGCCGACGGCGGCGGGCAGATCGGCAACGTGCCGCTGATCCTGTCGGCGGCGAGCGGCGACTGGGTCTTCGCAGGTGGCAAGCTGTCGCTCGGCGGGCGGCTGATGATCGCCGATGCCGCCAAGGAGCGTCGGTTCGAGCCGCTGGCAAGCGAGACTGTCGCGCTGACACTGGCGGGCAACCGCATCGATGCGACGGGCACGTTGATCCATCCGACGAAGCGGGTGAAGGTTGCCGACGTCACGATCCTTCACGATCTGGCGCGGGGGGCGGGGGACGCCGAATTGCGCGTGCCTGGCATCACCTTCGGCAAGGCGTTCCAGCCGAACGAGCTGACTCCCCTAACCTATGGCGTCATCGCCGACGTGAACGGCAGCGTGTCGGGCCGCGGGCGGATCGCCTGGACGCCCGATGGCGTGACGAGCACCGGCAGATTCGGGACAAGCAACCTTGATCTTGCCGCCGCCTTCGGTCCCGTGACCGGCCTGTCCGGCGACATCGTCTTCACCGACCTGCTCGGCCTTGTCAGCGCGCCGGATCAGGTCGCGACGATCACCACAGTCAATCCCGGCATTGCGGTGGAGAACGGGACCGTCCGCTATCGCCTAACCGGCAACAACCGGGTGCAGGTGGAGGGCGGGGATTGGCCGTTTGCGGGAGGCAAGCTGACGCTGGACCCGACCTTGCTGGATTTCAACGCCAACCAGCAGCGGCGGATGACCTTCCGCGTCGTGGGGGCAGACGCCGCGACGTTCCTCCAGCAATTCGACTTCGACAACCTCAATGCCACCGGCACCTTCGATGGCGTGCTGCCGATGGTGTTCGACGAATCCGGCGGGCGGATCGTCGACGGGACACTGGCCGCACGATCAGGCGGCAGCATCGCCTATGTCGGGACCATCACCGAGAAGGATGTGGGGGTGTGGGGCAACATGGCGTTCCAGGCGCTGCGTGCGCTCAACTATCGCAGTCTGAACATCACGCTGAACGGCCCGCTGTCGGGCGAGATGGTGACTGCGATCCAGTTCGCGGGCGTCAGCCAGGGCAAGGGTACGAAGAGCAACTTCCTCATCCGGCGACTCGCACGCCTGCCGTTCGTGTTCAACATCACGATTCGAGCCCCCTTCCGTCAGCTGCTCGATTCGGTGCGCAGCTATTATGATCCGTCGCGGCTCATTCAGCGCAACCTGCCCGCGCTGATCGACGAGCAGCGTCGCCGCGAAGGGCCGCAGCCGCCGCCGGCCCCCGTCATTCAGCCCCCATCAAGCGAGAAACGTCCATGA